The DNA sequence GATCGCTGAAGGTGCGACGATCGTCCGGATCGGCACGGCCATCTTCGGGCCACGTCCGACATAGCACGGGGGATCAGGAGTCCCCGATCCGCGATGCCGCGTCGTCCGGATCGAATCTGTCGTCCGCGACCAATACAAAGTAGAATTACCGCCTTTCCGATCTCAACCCGATATCGCAGTACGACATTACTCGATGACGACCGAATCCCGATACCCGCACATCGCATTCATCGGTGGCGGCAACATGGCGCGCAGCATCATCGGCGGGCTGCTGGCGGACGGCTGGCGCGACGACAGGATCGGCATTGCGGACCCCGACAGTGCCCAGAGAGAACTCCTGCGCACGCACTTCCCGGGGACAAGACAGTTCACGGACAACCGCAGTGCAGTCCAGGGGAGCGAGGTCGTGGTGCTTGCCGTCAAGCCACAGGTCGTACGCCAGGTCGCCATCGATTTGTCCGGGGTCCTCTCCGATCGTTCCGCACTGGTGATCTCCATCGCGGCGGGTATCCGCTGCCAGGACCTCGACCGTTGGCTGGGCGGGGGACACCCCGTCGTGCGCTGCATGCCGAATACGCCGGCGCTGGTGCAATCGGGTGCGACCGGCGCCTATGCGAATCCCGAGGTCGGTGACGGACAGCGGGAGACGGCCGAGCGCATCGTACGCGCCGTGGGCCTATGCTTCTGGTTCGAGGACGAATCCAAACTCGAGGCTGTCACGGCGATCTCCGGGAGCGGCCCCGCCTATTTTCTGATGGTCATGGAAGCACTTGAGGCGGCCGGTGTGTCGCTGGGACTCGACGCGGAGGTCTCACGGCTGCTCACCCTGCAAACCGCATTCGGCACGGCGAAGCTCGCCCTGGAAAGTGGCGAGGATGCCGCCGCGCTGCGCCGACGCGTCACCTCTCCGGGCGGCACCACCGAACGCGCGGTCGAACAACTGGAACGGGGCGAGATTCGCAAGGTGATCGGGTTTGCAGCGCAGGCCGCCGCCAAACGCGTACGAGAGATCGAGGAAGCACTCGGCAAGGAGGATCAACTATGACCGGTGTCAGCGCTGAAATACTCGATTTCCTGATCAAGAACCTGTTTTCCCTGTATATCGGTGCGGTCGTCATCCGGTTTCTCCTGGCGTTGACACGCGCCGACTTTTACAACCCGATCTCCCAGTTCCTGGTGACGATTACGAACCCCGTGCTGGTTCCACTTCGACGCATCGTCCCAAGTATAGGCTCCATCGATACGGCCTCTCTGGTTCTGGCATTCGGGCTCAAGCTGATGGAACTCGCACTCAGGATCTGGCTAGTCGGCCTTAACGCCAACCTCGCCACGCTT is a window from the Gammaproteobacteria bacterium genome containing:
- the proC gene encoding pyrroline-5-carboxylate reductase, with amino-acid sequence MTTESRYPHIAFIGGGNMARSIIGGLLADGWRDDRIGIADPDSAQRELLRTHFPGTRQFTDNRSAVQGSEVVVLAVKPQVVRQVAIDLSGVLSDRSALVISIAAGIRCQDLDRWLGGGHPVVRCMPNTPALVQSGATGAYANPEVGDGQRETAERIVRAVGLCFWFEDESKLEAVTAISGSGPAYFLMVMEALEAAGVSLGLDAEVSRLLTLQTAFGTAKLALESGEDAAALRRRVTSPGGTTERAVEQLERGEIRKVIGFAAQAAAKRVREIEEALGKEDQL
- a CDS encoding YggT family protein, whose protein sequence is MTGVSAEILDFLIKNLFSLYIGAVVIRFLLALTRADFYNPISQFLVTITNPVLVPLRRIVPSIGSIDTASLVLAFGLKLMELALRIWLVGLNANLATLAYLAIVGIAVLVVWIYIFAVIIQAVLSWVSPGAQYYNNPLTSLLQSLTAPLLRPVQRLIPSVGGLDLSPLVVLIGLNIVLIILKSL